The Scyliorhinus canicula chromosome 17, sScyCan1.1, whole genome shotgun sequence DNA window gaaattagttcaacatgtttattgaactattaacacagttctcaaatgagtttgactctctgctaatctaactgtagtaactcagtctaactgtaccagcttgctctaagccacatgctggggtgtgaagctgctgatcaaccctaacTCTCTCGATGTCTGTCTATGTAAAGAGGCAGgctgtgagtgcctcatcccttttatagtgtttatgtcatgcccccttgtggtgctgccacctctgagtgtcctgactgcccattggttgtgtcctattctgagtgttcattggttgcatgcggGGGGTGGGCGGAACGCCTCGGTGAGGTCACGAGGGTGAGGCGTGGcctgcggggggtgggtgggcggaaCCCCTCTGTGAGATCACAATAGGGTGAGGCacagcctgtgggggggtggaacCCCTCTGTGAGATCACAATAGGGTGAGgcacggcctgtgggggggtggaacCCCTCTGTGAGATCACAATAGGGTGAGgcgcggcctgtggtggggggggtggaacccCTCTGTGAGATCACAATAGGGTGAggcgcggcctgtggggggaatgggggggggtggaacctTGGTGATGTCACAATTCGGTGGGTGGGATCTGTGGTGGTGGGCGGGGCCAATGACATCACCAACCGGCAGGTGTGGTTTCTCCTCCGACAACCCCTGGCCTCTGTCAGTGAGAAAATGGCCGCCCTGAGGTGCCTCTCCCGCATCCTCCCGGTTGCTAGGTCACCCCTCACCCAGGGGCTCGCCGGGAACCGGCGCAGCTACTCCACGGGGCGGCAGCCATCCGGCAAGGTGTATGGCGGCCGGGTCACGGCCACCCTGATCCCTGGCGACGGCATAGGCCCCGAGCTGATGCAGCACGTCGAGCGAGTATTCCAGGCCACGCACGTGCCGGTGGAGTTCGAGGAGGTGCGGGTGGACAGCAGCGCCTCTGACAGCCGGGATATCAATGCCGCCATCGACGCCATCCGGCGCAACCGGGTGGCGCTGAAGGGTAACTTCGAGACTGCCGTCGACCGGATACCCAAACACCGCCGCTCGCTCAACGTGTTCTTCCGCACTGAACTCGACCTCTTTGCCAGCGTCAACCACTACCGCAGCCTGCCAGGGGTGTCCTCCCGGGTCGGGCCGCTGGATATCGTGGTGGTGCGGGAGACCACCGAGGGTGAGTACGCCCACCTGGAGCATGAGAGTGTGCACGGTGTGGTGGAGAGCCTGAAGATCATCACCCGCAAACGCTCCATCCGGCTGGCCGAGTTTGCCTTCAACTATGCCCGCCGGCACGGCCGCAGCCGCCTGGTGGTGGTCCACAAGGCCAACATCATGAAGCTGGCGGACGGCCTGTTCTTACAGTGTTGCCGCGAGGTGGCCGCTGGCTACCCGGAGATCGAGTTCAGCGACGTGATCGTGGACAACGCCACCATGCAGCTGGTGTCGCGGCCCAGCCAGTTCGACGTCATGGTGACGCCCAGCCTGTACGGGGTGGTGATCAACAACATCTGCGCCGGCCTGGTGGGGGGTCCAGGCCTGGTGCCAGGCGCCAGCTACAGCCACGACTGCGCCGTCTTCCAGACCGCCATCCGCAACACCGCCCCGCGGCTGGCCAAGCGCAATGTGGCCAACCCCACTGCCATGCTGTTGGCCAGCTGCCTGATGCTTGACCACCTCCAGCTCAGCGCGCACGCCACCCTCATCCGCGACGCCATCATAAAGGCCGTGACTGATGCCAAGATCCACACGGCCGACATCGGGGGTCGTGCCAGCTCCACCGACTTGGTGGACTACGTCATTGACCGGATCGCGAAGATGACCTCCAAATAACATTTTGAAATGGATAGTTTATCTGATAGCCCGCCCATTGCCCAATGCTGC harbors:
- the idh3g gene encoding isocitrate dehydrogenase [NAD] subunit gamma, mitochondrial; its protein translation is MAALRCLSRILPVARSPLTQGLAGNRRSYSTGRQPSGKVYGGRVTATLIPGDGIGPELMQHVERVFQATHVPVEFEEVRVDSSASDSRDINAAIDAIRRNRVALKGNFETAVDRIPKHRRSLNVFFRTELDLFASVNHYRSLPGVSSRVGPLDIVVVRETTEGEYAHLEHESVHGVVESLKIITRKRSIRLAEFAFNYARRHGRSRLVVVHKANIMKLADGLFLQCCREVAAGYPEIEFSDVIVDNATMQLVSRPSQFDVMVTPSLYGVVINNICAGLVGGPGLVPGASYSHDCAVFQTAIRNTAPRLAKRNVANPTAMLLASCLMLDHLQLSAHATLIRDAIIKAVTDAKIHTADIGGRASSTDLVDYVIDRIAKMTSK